The following is a genomic window from Chanos chanos chromosome 1, fChaCha1.1, whole genome shotgun sequence.
TTATGAAGGAGATCCGTTATGAATGAGAGCTGACAGACCAGAGTGTAGTGATCAGACCTGAGTAGCCAAAGGAAATGCTTGACATCGGACTGAGATATATTCCACTCCCATAGATGGCGCCATGGAGCTGAAAATCAAAGCCAAACGTTATAGAGGTAATGCATTAGGTAAAGCGGCTGAAGATGGTCACATCACAggactgctctgttctctgtgcagagTGTCATATTACACTGTGACCTCACCTACTAAACATTAActccaaacacatacaaacacagttttcTCAGACTACAGGTCAGCTGAACACATTCAGGGTTTTAGGAGCCATCGGAGTGAAAACACAGGCTGGTCAGACTGGTTGACAGATTCCTTGCCCACTGTAGAACGACTTGAGTTCTGGTTAAGACCAGCTCTTACACattacacttgtgtgtgtgagtaatgtatgaacaggggtgtgtgtgcagtctgtgtgtttgtgagtaatgTATgaacaggggtgtgtgtgcagtctgtgtgtttgtgagtaatgTATgaacaggggtgtgtgtgcagtgtgtgtttgtgagtaatgTATgaacaggggtgtgtgtgcagtctgtgtgtttgtgagtaatgTATgaacaggggtgtgtgtgcagtgtgtgtttgtgagtaatgTATGAATAGGGGtgtgtgaagtctgtgtgtgtgtgagtaatgaatgaacaggggtgtgtgtgtgcagtctgtgtgtgtgtgagtaatgtatgaacaggggtgtgtgtgcagtctgtgtttgtgagtaatgTATgaacaggggtgtgtgtgcagtctgtgtgtttgtgagtaatgTATgaacaggggtgtgtgtgcagtgtgtgtttgtgagtaatgTATGAACAGggatgtgtgtgcagtgtgtgtttgtgagtaatgTATgaacaggggtgtgtgtgcagtctgtgtgtgtgtgagtaatgtatgaacaggggtgtgtgtgcagtgtgtgtgtgtgagtaatgtatgaacaggagtgtgtgtgcagtgtgtgtttgagacaaatgtacaaacaggagtgtgtgtgtggtgtatgtttgtgactaATGTATGAACAAGAgagtgtgtgcggtgtgtgtgtgtgtgtgtgcgtgtgtggggcTTGTTACCTGGAGGCGTGTGTTGGACGCGACCACCAGACCGTTCCTCAGAATGGAGTGCCAGTTCTCTATGTGAGATCCGCTGGGAGGGGAAAAGCCCTTTAATCACTTTTTCAACACATTTACCCCATCACATTACATACATCCACACGTGGAAAAAACACTCGTTTTTAAACATTTCGGGTATGATTTGacaaagagctgaaatgaaGTTAAAAGTTTGTATGACGAGTGACAAGTTTATGATCCCACAGATCAAATTCCTGAAGTCAAACCAGTGCTTCATTTGAGTCAGATCAGGAGAACATCTAACTCAAATATAtgtctctgtttatgtctgttgaAAGTGAATGATTTTTGAATCCAGGCCTCTGAGTCTGTAACATCTCGGTACAGTGTAAAATCTCGTTTGACACCCCAGTTACGAAAAGAACAAAGCGAGAAGGGTCTGTGGTAGATATGAAGGACAGTGCCACCTACTGGAAGGCGAAGGTACTGCCAAACAGGCCTTTGGCTGCTCTGAAGTTGGACTCTTTGGCTGGTGGGCTGCTGAGCAGCAGGAACTGGTGTGGAGTGTGCATGAACTTCAGTTGCTGTTTGgacagaaaagagatgaaacacTTCAGTGAGACTCCATGGAACTGCTTCTGCGTGGTCTTCTCACAATgccccatccacacacactcaactctaCATCAGCCAataaccccacacacacatactccacacacactcaaccctacatCAGCCAataaccccacacacacactccacacacactcaaccctacatCAGCCAataaccccacacacacactccacacacactcaaccctacatCAGCCAataaccccacacacactcaactctaCATCAGCCAatgaccccacacacacacactccacacacactcaactctaCATCAGCCAataaccccacacacacacactccacacacactcaaccctacatCAGCCAataaccccacacacactcaactctaCATCAGCCAatgaccccacacacactccacacacactcaactctaCATCAGCCAataaccccacacacacacactccacacacactcaaccaataacccccccacacacacacactcaacgcTACATCAGCCAataaccccacacacactcaaccctacatCAGCCAataaccccacacacacactccacacacactcaaccctacatCAGCCAataaccccacacacacactccacacacactcaatgctACATCAGccaaaaacccccacacacagactccgCCTAAGACAGAGAAATGACTTACTCTAGTGACGGGTAGTTTCACAATGTGAGACCTGTTACTGGAGATGAccctgtgagaaaaacagaaacgtGTGTTGATgcatgagaacacacacacacacacacacacactggagagaaCTGCTGAGAGAGTCTGTAACGGACAGAAAAAATGCCAGAGAGCAGCAGAAATGCATCAGAAAATGAATCACGTGGAGGAGACACTGAACCCTGAAGCCAACCAGGCATGCCCCTCATGTACCTTCTTACAGAGTTACAGATTACAGGAGGAATATTCAGAGAACATCTTCATTAGGGACAACACTGATCATACCATAACCCAGAACACCATAACAGCTACAAGAGAAAATCAgcaatgttttctttcatttcacaatCTCATATCCTATTTCCAATGTTCCAGGAATCTAAAATGTCACCCATATagtcacagacagaacaaacattaatctaatagatgtgtgtgtgtttgtgtgtgtgtgagtgtgtgtgtgtgtgtgtgtgtgtgtgtgtgtgagtgtttgtgtgtgtgtgtgagtgtatatgtgtgtgtgtgtgtgtgtgtgtgtttgtttgtgtgtgtatgtgcttgtgtgtatgtgtgtgtgtgtgtatgtgtatgtgtatgtgtgtgtgtgtgtttgtttgtgtgtgtatgtgtttgtgtgtatgtgtgtatgtgtatgtgtgtgtgtgagagagtgtttgtgtgtgtgtctgtgtgtgtgtttggactgtaAGGAGAGCTTTATTACCACTGTAGCAGTGGATGGGCCAGTGGATCATGCTTATCCATCTGTTTCTTTATCTCCAAGTACGGTGCctgcagagggacagaacagaacagtcaCTCCTGTTacagccagtctctctctctctctctctctctctctccctctctctctttgtctcccgttctctcgtcctctctctctccctctctctctctctctctctgtctgagtggaGTGGTGGATAAACtctcagtggcagtggatctgacTGGTGACTGATGAGACTGGGTAAGAGGTGGGGACAGGGGGCGTGGCTGACTGGTGACTGATGAGACCGGGTAAGAGGCGGGGCTAGGGGGCGTGGCTGGACATTACCTGGGTCATTTCTCGGATCGACGTAATGCTGTCCAGGGCTCTCATCACTCGGTCGTAGTcttttttctgagagagaaacaacacagaTCAGTTCTCAGAGCTGAGACCACAAAACCCTCTGACCATTTACTCTTGCCGGCTGCAGAGACATGAGTGTCACTTTCCTGTGGCTTGCATTAGAAGAATGGGCGGCTAGTTCAGTAAGAGAGGCACTGACAGACTGTAAATACTACAGCACTAGAGCAGAGAAGTGTTAGTCATTGGACATCCTGTGTGTTTGGCCACATTTGACATTGAGCTGAGTCAGACATGCAGGGTGTTGTGCTGTGCCTCCtctccccctgctggtcatgAATGGTAATGACAGGTGAAGCTACGGGGTGGTTAACATACCCTGGGGTTGAAGGCAAGAGTTTGGGGGTCATTGGGATCAACCACAGAAGGATAGGGCTCAAAAATGACGACTTTCCGCGGTGATTCCAATGCAGATCGACACATTGAGACTAGCAAATCCACAACCTGTAaaatcagagagaatgaaagagttttGGAAAGTTCTTTCAGCAAACTTAGTCCATTTATCAGAGACAGAGTTTGGAGACAGTCACTAATTTTGCATATCTTTGCATAACTTTTGCATCCTACAGGACAAAAATAACTCAACATTTGCATAAGGGTTtatgagtgtttaaatgaaaatccctgagtcctgtttttctctccagacATTTCTGAAGAGAATCGGTCCAAACAGGTCAAAACAGGTAAAACCAGACttctgagtgcgtgtgtgtgtctgtgtgtgtgcctgtgtgcgtgtgtgcgtgtgtgtgtgtgcgtgtgcgtgtgtgtgtgagtgtgtgtgtgtgtgtgtgtgtgtgtgtgtttgtatatgtgtgagtgtgtgtgagtgtgtgtgtgcgtgtgtgtgcgtgtgtgtctgagtgtgtgagtgtgtgagtgtgtgtgtgtgtgtgtctgtgagtgtgtgtgtgtgtgtttgtatatgtgtgagtgtgtgtgtctgtgtgtgtgtgtgtgtgtatatgtgtgtgtgtgtgtgtgtgtgtgtgtgcgtgtgtgtgtgtgtgtgtgcgtgtgtgtgtgagtgtgtgagtgtgcgtgtgtgtgtgagtgtgtgagtgtgttattgtttacCTGGGCACCAGTTGCAATCTCATCTGCAGCCTCGTTCATAACACCCAGTGTTTGGaaggcaaaaacacacagctctctctcacacactgtggGCTATaaacacgaacaaacaaacagacacacacacacacacacacgcacgcacacacacagacagatatcaTTAGTTCATTTGCACATTACGGTTATCACGTACACGGTAAACAACTCCGTGATTCCCATTAAAGCAgcataaatacatttctgtcctgtctATGAGGCATTAGCCTGTCTCCCGCGGGCTGAGGCGCTAGCCGGCCCGCTAACTCCGCATTCACTCCTCAGAAGGATCTCActcataaaacatttataagaATAAATCCTTGGCTTTCATAATCGCCTCATGCCAAGGTGAaaatttcctctctgtcagagtttGGGGACTGAGGAGAATcataaaacacagtcagtcaaatCTGGCCAAGGTCACCCCGGGTCTCCCGCACACCCACCGGAACAAACACACCTCAAGGAAAGATTTACTCCTGTCAGTACAATCTCcaagagacagaacaaaacaataaatcaaCCAAAGGACTCCAGCCCTTACAGCTGAATATGCTAAAATTCTCATCATCTGTGTctcatgtacatacatatataaaacagtACAGACTCTGTGATATACAGTGTAGTTACAGTACAGTTGGATTGGATATTGCATTAATTGGTTCATTCTGttatgctgttgtgtgtgtgtgtgtgtgtgtgtgtgtgtgtgtgattgtgtatatatgtgtgtgtgtgtgtgtgtgtgtgtgtgtgtgtatgtgtgtgtgtatatgtgtgtgtgtgtgcatgtgtgagtgtgtatatatgtgtgtgtgtgtgtgtgcatgtgtgtgtgtatatgtgtgtgtgtgagtgtgtatatatgcgtgtatgtgtgtgtgtatatgtgtgtgtgtgtgtgtgtgtgtgtgtgtgagtgtgtatgtgtgtgtgtatatgtgtgtgagtgagtgtgtgttgagtgtactTACTCTGAGCATGGGTCCGTTCTGAAACACGTGAGCCTCATCACAGACCACACAGAACTCATTCAGTACTGGAATCCTCTGCTCAGCATACTCCAtcgtctgaaacacacacacacaaacacacacacacacacacacacacattgttttccTTGTATTTTATACACACTTAAAACTATTTATATTATCGCTCCTTAATTTTTTTGCTATTCTATTGTTATTTATTACCAATGTTGCTGCAACTGTCAAGGTGCCATAACGTAAGAATTTTACTCTCTTACACTTGTATAATGAGACATAACCATAATCAGACATAACCAGTGGGGAGCAGTGGGGAGCAGTGAGGAACAGTGGGGAGCAGTAGGGAGCAGTGAGGAGCAGCGTGTGTGGATTTACCTGCACTAAGAAGCCACGGTCTCTCACGGGGATGGTCTTGGCACTGTTGTTTGGCTAGAGAACAGAGGATGGGGGAAACATTAAtacacaatataacacacacgcacacacgcacacacacaccacacgcacacacacacacacacacacaccacacacacacacacacacacacacacacacaggcaaacactaccaacatgtgtttaaaaaaacaacaatcagtgagaagaaaacaaatcaacatttatgCTAAAAATGTGGATtagtgtttgagctgtgtgctGACCGGAggtggggaggagagggagggggccaGGATGCCGATAAGCCCTGAGGTAAGAGACAGACGCCTGCCCTCTGAAACAGGCTCCTTAAACGAGTCAGCTTTCCCCATCTTGGTGTTACTGGAGCAGGACCTGCTGAGCAGTCTGTGGTGATGTTTCAGACCATCCAATTCCTCCGTACGCACGCTCCCCGAGCAGGAGCGACTCAGGAGACGGTGCGGCTTCAGCGAGCCCCCGTCGCCACCGCCGGCGTGTTCGCAGCGCGGGTCGCCGGAGCCGGAGCGCGGCAGGAGCCTGTGCGGGGGCCGCAGGGCGGGGCAGTCCTCCGGCTTGACCGCGGTGGAGCAGGGCCTGGCCAGCAGCCGGTGGGGCTTGAGGGGGAGGGGCTGCTCCACGCGGGGGTCGCTGGACAGGGAGGGACCCAGCAGCTTGTGAGACTTGGCCGCGCAGCCGTCGGCCTCGGGCTTGACCGTGCTGGAGCAGGTTCGCCGCAGGAGCCTGTGGGATTTGGACACCCCGTCCTGCTCTGGTTTGAGCTTCTTCTTACTCTTCACGCAGCCGGGCGGAGGATAGCTGGGAGATCTGTGTTAGAGCACAGGGTCAGAGGTGACACTCTCACAACCACACTTACAGAATTAACAGCTTTCCTGATTCCGCACTGTTTTCCAAGGACCAAAGACGGTCAAGATTCAACTTAAAAAGATGCATGACTCTAGTAGCAGCGTGGAGGGTTAATGGGAGGAGAAGCATGGAGCAGTGGTGAGGGCTGGGACAGTgctctgtcttacctgcgtaAGGTGGAGGGTTAATGGGAGGAGAGGCATGGAGCAGTGGTGAGGGCTGGGACAGTgctctgtcttacctgcgtaAGGTGGAGGGTTAATGGGAGGAGAAGCATGGAGCAGTGGTGAGGGCTGGGACAGTgctctgtcttacctgcgtaAGGTGGAGGGTTAATGGGAAGAGAAGCATGGAGCAGTGGTGAGGGCTGGGACAGTgctctgtcttacctgcgtaAGGTGGAGGGTTAATGGGAGGAGAAGCATGGAGCAGTGGTGAGGGCTGGGACAGTgctctgtcttacctgcgtaAGGTGGAGAAGATGTGCAGTGGAGATTTCACTTTCTTATCGCTCTGTTTTTTGCTGTGTGGGCAGTTGAGCTTGTCCCTCCCCTCACTCTTCCACTGCTGTGTTACGAAGGTTTGCATGATCCTTCAGAGCGAAAGCGCacggaaaaaacaaaacaaaacaattcgcTTATTtcagaaagttgtttttttttttttttttgaaaaaagttTAGTTATAAAGTTTGTATATTTAAGAAATACAGCTGATTTATAAATTAGTGAGTCTGTTCATGAGAAACTTTACTTTTTGAGCTGATGTCCAAGGCCAAATCTGTCCTTTGTAGACACTTGAAACACATCAACAGTGGGAACTGGAAAATGCATAAATTATGATGAATATTTTGAGAGCTGACGCATCACACTTTGACATAAACTTCGCCTTATCTGCATCTCAAGCATTTCGGGATCTTAAACAGTCAAATCTCCCCGTCTCTGTCTTCAGACAGATGGACTCTCTGCTTACATCTTTCTACAGGGCGCACGCAGACTAGAGCCACTCAGACGCTCAAACCTTTAAAAGAATTTCAACTTCAAAAGTCTGATAAAGCCCAacttcactttttaaaaaaagaaaactgaaggaAATGAGGGGAGGATTGGAAGGTGATGTCTGATGAAAGAGCGGTTCTGTGCGCCGCCGTATCTGAGagatttttctgacagagacCTGGATAAAAATAGTCAAATTCCCGAGAAAGAACAGATTAAAATAACTGAGCGCCAGTCACTTTCTTCCCCGACCGGTCCAGTCCAATTCTCTCACATGactgagaaagaggacagaggcagagcTCAGTCAGGCTGAGAGTCCAACACCTCACCAGAGAAAAGTGACAGGACTCTGCCTGTGTTTATCTCACACgggaagaggtgtgtgtgtgtgtgagtgcacatgtgtgagtgtgattctctgtgtgagtgtgtgtgtcctggtcCATCCGTTAATCTGACCTGGTCCATTGAGATACTGGGTGAGGGAACAGTGCAGACGAACTATAACGGGTTCGGTCCTGATCACATCCCAGGCGAGGGCGATTTCCTCCtgtcagcaaacacacacacacacacacacacacacacacacacacacacacaaacacacacacacacacacacacacacacacacacgcgcgcgcacacacacacacacacgcacacacacaaacacacacacacacacacacacaactcaaaacTCACTTTCTGTCTGAGGCAAAGTTCAAATGCACGATCTGAGGACCAGTCTCTCAGAGAAGgacttggtttggtttggttgagGTCTCCATTCTGCAGCCTTGTATAGTCATGTCTGTGCAGTGAGCCACGGTCCTGGAGCCTGGTACTGGTTCCCAGCATAGTAAACGTATCTCTACTCTAAACTATCAGATAGGGCTTATTGTGAATAAGACAATTAAAGGGTGTCACTCACATCGAGGAAGCTCACGTCAATGTGGAGGTCTATGTCCACATCATCAATGGCACCATATTCCCTGCAgggacaaacacagaacactcagCGTTCAGTCGCCCTTAACGTCTTATCACACATCTCACCGTTCCTATGATTTATCATAGCACACGCCTCACTCTACCTCTGATCTCTCGTGTCTtatgaaatgtgtgtctgtaactgatCCATCTGTTCTGTACAATGACATTTACAGTCAcgatgagtcacacacacacacagtcatcacccGTTCCCTTAGGCAACCCGCAGCGCcactgccagtgtgtgtgtgtgtgtgtgtgtgtgtgtgtgtgtgtgtgtatgtgtgtgtgtgtgtgtgcgcgcgcgcgtgtgtgtgtgtgtgtgtgtgtgtgcgcgtgtgtgtgtgtgtctgtgtgcgtgcgtgtgtgtgtgtgtgtgtgtatgtgtctgtgcgtgtgtgtgtgtgtgtgtgtgtgtgtgtgcgcaccttGGACAGGTGAACAGTTAGTTACCCATTCCTGTATCTGTCCGTATCTGTTCACTATTCATACTCTACATCTTCAAATGTCTCTGATATTCATATACCCCAAATGTTTATTCACCACATAGATGTTTATGTGTGATTTCGTTCAAAACAGGAgcattaaatatgaatgtgGACTGAATGATGTGAGaatgctgtgttctctctctgtggtaaaCAAATTTATATTGAGAAAAAGGCTTGTAAATATATAGGAGCACAAACATGGcaaattaataaaacacattcacagcacCCCCCACATTAACCCTgccaagatacacacacacacacacacacacacacacacacacacacacacacacttctgtttacCCGCTCCATGACACATGAGCAGtgcctgttctgtttctgtgagaaaacactctacactcactctGCCCAACtgggcagaaacacacagcaagcTTTTCATGGACAGCTTCCCAGAGCATCTTGCCTTATTTACAGGACTATATTTACACACCATAGCTAACGAAACAACACCAAATATGAACCATAGCTGTCTTCTCAtgttttgtcttcatttaaAGTAGGATCTCCACCCTGGGCTGgtctttactgagtgacagggggaagggtacagtagtcagagggctgtgggcggggctttactgagtgacagggggaagggtacagtagtcagagggctgtgggcggggctttactgagtgacagagggaagggtgcagtagtcagagggctgtgggcggggctttactgagtgacagggggaagggtacagtagtcagagggctgtgggtggggctttactgagtgacagggggaagggtacagtagtcagagAGCTGTGGGCGGgtctttactgagtgacagagggaagggtacagtagtcagagggctgtgggcaGGGCTTtactgaaagacagagggaagggtacagtagtcagagggctgtgggtggggctttactgagtgacagggggaagggtacagtagtcagagggctgtgggcggggctttactgagtgacagggggaagggtacagtagtcagagggctgtgggccgggctttactgagtgacagggggaagggtacagtagtcagagggctgtgggcggggctttactgagtgacggggggaagggtacagtagtcagagggctgtgggcggggctttactgagtgacagggggaagggtacagtagtcagagggctgtgggcggggctttactgagtgacagggggaagggtacagtagtcagagggctgtgggcggggctttactgagtgacagggggaagggtacagtagtcagagggctgtgggtggggctttactgagtgacgggggaagggtacagtagtcagagggctgtgggcggggctttactgagtgacagggggaagggtacagtagtcagagggctgtgggcggggctttactgagtgacagggggaagggtacagtagtcagagggctgtgggcggggctttactgagtgacagggggaagggtacagtagtcagagggctgtgggcggggctttactgagtgacagggggaagggtacagtagtcagagggctgtgggcggggctttactgagtgacagggggaagggtacagtagtcagagggctgtgggcggggctttactgagtgacagggggaagggtacagtagtcagagggctgtgggcggggctttactgagtgacagggggaagggtacagtagtcagagggctgtgggcggggctttactgagtgacagggggaagggtacagtagtcagagggctgtgggcggggctttactgagtgacagggggaagggtacagtagtcagagggctgtgggcggggctttactgagtgacagggggaagggtgcagtagtcagagggctgtgggcggggctttactgagtgacagggggaagggtacagtagtcagagggctgtgggcggggctttactgagtgacagggggaagggtgcagtagtcagagggctgtgggcggggctttactgagtgacagggggaagggtgcagtagtcagagggctgtgggcggggctttactgagtgacagggggaagggtacagtagtcagagggctgtgggcggggctttactgagtgacagggggaagggtacagtagtcagagggctgtgggcggggctttactgagtgacagggggaagggtacagtagtcagagggctgtgggcggggctttactgagtgacagggggaagggtacagtagtcagagggctgtgggcggggctttactgagtgacagggggaagggtacagtagtcagagggctgtgggcggggctttactgagtgacagggggaagggtgcagtagtcagagggctgtgggcggggctttactgagtgacagggggaagggtgCAGTAGTCAGAGGggtgtgggcggggctttactgagtgacagggggaagggtgcagtagtcagagggctgtgggcggggctttactgagtgacagggggaagggtgcagtagtcagagggctgtgggcggggctttactgagtgacagggggaagggtgcagtagtcagagggctgtgggcggggctttactgagtgacagggggaagggtacagtagtcagagggctgtgggcggggctttactgagtgacagggggaagggtacagtagtcagagggctgtgggcggggctttactgagtgacagggggaagggtacagtagtcagagggctgtgggcggggctttactgagtgacagggggaagggtacagtagtcagagggctgtgggcggggctttactgagtgacagggggaagggtacagtagtcagagggctgtgggcggggctttactgagtgacagggggaagggtacagtagtcagagggctgtgggcggggctttactgagtgacagggggaagggtacagtagtcagagggctgtgggcggggctttactgagtgacagggggaagggtacagtagtcagagggctgtgggtggggctttactgagtgacgggggaagggtacagtagtcagagggctgtgggcggggctttactgagtgacagggggaag
Proteins encoded in this region:
- the parp8 gene encoding LOW QUALITY PROTEIN: protein mono-ADP-ribosyltransferase PARP8 (The sequence of the model RefSeq protein was modified relative to this genomic sequence to represent the inferred CDS: substituted 1 base at 1 genomic stop codon), coding for MGMCSRQERIQKDVDIVIQRCKAEKDCLFSDFRYTDATFTFTYSKGSKRVSYSVHVSDDYPDNTYVSNSENDDEVLVTRDPIPVIFHRIATELRISNDATSCLSIKSKLQTDRNLGHYAIDEDSEGDNDSEEFYYGGQVNYDGELHKHPQLEADLAAVRELYGHHAVSLREYGAIDDVDIDLHIDVSFLDEEIALAWDVIRTEPVIVRLHCSLTQYLNGPVPTVDVFQVSTKDRFGLGHQLKKIMQTFVTQQWKSEGRDKLNCPHSKKQSDKKVKSPLHIFSTLRRSPSYPPPGCVKSKKKLKPEQDGVSKSHRLLRRTCSSTVKPEADGCAAKSHKLLGPSLSSDPRVEQPLPLKPHRLLARPCSTAVKPEDCPALRPPHRLLPRSGSGDPRCEHAGGGDGGSLKPHRLLSRSCSGSVRTEELDGLKHHHRLLSRSCSSNTKMGKADSFKEPVSEGRRLSLTSGLIGILAPSLSSSSVLXPNNSAKTIPVRDRGFLVQTMEYAEQRIPVLNEFCVVCDEAHVFQNGPMLRPTVCERELCVFAFQTLGVMNEAADEIATGAQVVDLLVSMCRSALESPRKVVIFEPYPSVVDPNDPQTLAFNPRKKDYDRVMRALDSITSIREMTQAPYLEIKKQMDKHDPLAHPLLQWVISSNRSHIVKLPVTRQLKFMHTPHQFLLLSSPPAKESNFRAAKGLFGSTFAFHGSHIENWHSILRNGLVVASNTRLQLHGAIYGSGIYLSPMSSISFGYSGMNKKQQKVTSKDDTATHGKTSVHSQSQKRGQHPQFLQSRNLKCIALCEVITSPDLHKHGDIWVVPNTDHVCTRFFFVYEDGQVGDTSINTQEPSIHREILRVIGNQTATG